The sequence TCTGGCGTCCAGTTGTTCCCGGCTGATCAAGCCTCTATCAATGAGCAGTTCTTCAAGAGAAGCGACCCATCGGGCATAGTAGCTCGATGGATTGTTTTTTTGTTCTGCATCGGCGATTTCTGAAGTTAGTTGGGAACTGAATTCACGCCATTCGTAGAGGTCTTTTTCGTTGAGTGCAACGGCAAGGCCGAAAGCGCGCGCTTCCCAGGGAGCCTGAAAAACGAGTTCTCCATTTTCTCTGGGCAGGGCGTTTTTTGCTTCCATGGTGGCGATTTTTTGATCGGTTTTTTGCGTCATTACGGTCTCATTTCGAGGGCGATTCGATTTTGGCGACGCCGATCATTGAGTCGCGCGTGACAAGTGAGATGAGTTGTTCTTCGGTGTAGTCTTCTGTGCCGGCAGGACGTTCGGGCAGAACCATGTAACGGAGGTCCGAGTTGCTGTCCCAGACGCGGATTTCTACGGTATCGGGTAGGTCGAGGTCAAATTTCCGCAAGACGGCTCTCGGTTCTCGTACAGCTCGCGAGCGGTACGCGTAGGATTTATACCAGTTCGGGGGCAAGCCGAGTACGGACCAGGGATAACAGGAGCACAAGGTACAGACGACGAGGTGGTGGACATCTGGGGTGTTTTCCAGTACGACGATTTTGGCACCCTGCGCGCTGTCAAACCCCAGTTCGGCAATTGCCGCTCTGCCATCTTCTATTAGCCGTCGCTTGTAGTCCGGATCTGTCCAGGCGCGGGCTACCACTCTGGCGCCGTTGAGGGGACCTACGTCTTTTTCGTATTTTTCCACGACTTCGTCTATAATTTCTGTTGTAATCAATCCCTTTTCGATCAGGAGCGATTCGAGTGCTCTGGTGCGCAGGGCTGCGTCGGTCTCGGTTTGGGTAACTGTGTTCATAAAAAAATCCTTTTGTGATTGGGGATGGTTAGACGAATTCCAGATAGCTTTCCCACATGTCCAGATAGACGGCACTTTTTGTTTCGGCGGCACTACCCCACAGTTCCGAGGCTTCAAAGCGCACGGCGTATAAGGGTTGCTGGCGATTTGTACACCCTGTGGGCAGTTCGGCGTCCTGGAGGTTGTCGATGCCGTAGTAGTTGGTGACGGTGCCGTATTTGCCTCTTACGTATCGGGGAAGCCGGGTGTGGCCCTCGGGATGGATATTGCGCGCTTTTACGCGGTCGCCATTGGAAAATTGTGGCGAGATGTCCATTTTTTGTTGGGATGGGGTAGCAGGACGCGGTCGTTTGAGTTCCGCTCTGACGGCATCGGGATCGGGGTGTACAGGCGTTTCGACATTGGGATTGTTCCGGAAGAGCGCCATCCGCGTTTCCATCTCTTCCGGGGTTAGTACGCCGGCGTCGATCAGCCCTTTGATACGGGCATACAGCCATTTTTCGTAATAGCTGGACGAGAGGTAGTGCGCGGGGTCCATGTTTTCGATGTTGTTTCGGGAGCCTCCGGGGATCGGCACAGGTGTGGCTACGGATATGGCGAGTACCCGGCTCTCCCAGGGGTGGTGAAATAAGGGTTCGTTTTCTTCGCGCTCTATGGGACCAAATCCATGCATCCCACCCATGTCGTGAATGCCATCCATGTTTGCTCCTGTTTTTAGCTGTCGTGGATGTTTGCCGGGTTTTCGAAGGGTTTAATAATGTAATTCTCGCTTAAGTTTTGTCAACTATTTGGGAATCATATATACCATAATCTCTTCTATTCAACGATCTGAAATGTAGTGGATTTAGCGACTTGTACGTTTGCATTTAAGTCCGAAATTTGCACTTCCAATTCGTACATGCCCTGTGCAGAGTCGGTGACATCGATCTCCAGGTAGCTCAATTCAGATTCTGTTTCGCCCACCTGTTCATAGGAAACGGTGAATTCTTTTTCGCTGAGGACCCCCAGTAGTTTTCCCACAGATTGCAATACGCGTACAGCCGGTGTCTGCCCCTGCGCTGGCGCAATCCGATAGTGCATCTGGTAGCGCGTCTGTCCAAAGGTATCTTTTGCAAGTCCGTAAATTTCGTAATAAATCGCGACGGGTTGCCCGGCGGAGAAGGATTTTGAGGGCTGGGGGATGATGTTCAGAGAATCGGCTTTCTGTTCTTCAATTCGGTTTGCCAATTCAATGTCGCTGAGCATCAACCCGTCTCCTGTATAGGATTCCACGTCAATGGCTTGTTTTTGGACACCCAACCTGTTGCCCGCTGTGTCGTGTACCTGAATGCCCAGATAATAACGGCCTGGGGGAATATTTACGGTTAGTCGATCTACGATTTTATCCGCCTGGTCAGATATATCGGATAGGGGTTCAACTTTTTGAAAGATCGGAGTCCAGGTGGTGTCGAAAAGCGCGAGGCCGCGTTCAAATTGCGTTGTTTTAGGCTGTTCGGAAACTGGCAGGCCGTAATAAATTTCGAGACGGGTCTGTCCCTGTTCCCCGCAAAAATCCGCTATGTCAGCATAGAAGTCCAGGGTTTCCCGGCGGAGATCGAATAGCGAGGGTTCGCGGGCGACTGCGCGATTGACAATATCCTCCGGCCTGCGCCGGTTCCAAATCACAGCATTGTCTCTGGCTTCTGCGCGTATGAATGAAGGTATGGGATAGTCGAAATCGCCACCTCTTGCCAGCGATGTGAATACGATTTCGATGCCTCCGTTGACTTCTGGATAGATCCAATATTCCCAGGGTTTATCCCCATCCACGGGAAAGAG comes from Gemmatimonadota bacterium and encodes:
- a CDS encoding nitrile hydratase accessory protein translates to MTQKTDQKIATMEAKNALPRENGELVFQAPWEARAFGLAVALNEKDLYEWREFSSQLTSEIADAEQKNNPSSYYARWVASLEELLIDRGLISREQLDARTSEYAIHDHHDHHHDH
- the nthA gene encoding nitrile hydratase subunit alpha; amino-acid sequence: MNTVTQTETDAALRTRALESLLIEKGLITTEIIDEVVEKYEKDVGPLNGARVVARAWTDPDYKRRLIEDGRAAIAELGFDSAQGAKIVVLENTPDVHHLVVCTLCSCYPWSVLGLPPNWYKSYAYRSRAVREPRAVLRKFDLDLPDTVEIRVWDSNSDLRYMVLPERPAGTEDYTEEQLISLVTRDSMIGVAKIESPSK
- the nthB gene encoding nitrile hydratase subunit beta, whose translation is MDGIHDMGGMHGFGPIEREENEPLFHHPWESRVLAISVATPVPIPGGSRNNIENMDPAHYLSSSYYEKWLYARIKGLIDAGVLTPEEMETRMALFRNNPNVETPVHPDPDAVRAELKRPRPATPSQQKMDISPQFSNGDRVKARNIHPEGHTRLPRYVRGKYGTVTNYYGIDNLQDAELPTGCTNRQQPLYAVRFEASELWGSAAETKSAVYLDMWESYLEFV
- a CDS encoding GWxTD domain-containing protein — its product is AYLDGLDEHNRSMFEDIRIVASPEEIHAFNALPIEERAAYIRAFWQRRDPTPATPENEWLVEHIRRIMYARRHFFSSRGPWDRRGEIYIRYGHPAHWSRSDNVRFEVDPEVVRVKERLLMSLTDDARKELIANIQRIRTSVRQLGEEVDPGFEGTVGLTDFENVDYGSRVNARGSPSQIVHGRITSDMPLSHRDAGIGTDHSRGYPLFPVDGDKPWEYWIYPEVNGGIEIVFTSLARGGDFDYPIPSFIRAEARDNAVIWNRRRPEDIVNRAVAREPSLFDLRRETLDFYADIADFCGEQGQTRLEIYYGLPVSEQPKTTQFERGLALFDTTWTPIFQKVEPLSDISDQADKIVDRLTVNIPPGRYYLGIQVHDTAGNRLGVQKQAIDVESYTGDGLMLSDIELANRIEEQKADSLNIIPQPSKSFSAGQPVAIYYEIYGLAKDTFGQTRYQMHYRIAPAQGQTPAVRVLQSVGKLLGVLSEKEFTVSYEQVGETESELSYLEIDVTDSAQGMYELEVQISDLNANVQVAKSTTFQIVE